In one Lolium rigidum isolate FL_2022 chromosome 3, APGP_CSIRO_Lrig_0.1, whole genome shotgun sequence genomic region, the following are encoded:
- the LOC124701491 gene encoding uncharacterized protein LOC124701491 produces MQSVPWVGLPAVRRSLQEAAASYAHHQASAPAARSTGRSVETLVVIIAAIVLAAALAGVLARACDGRHVAPSADRDVEGWVERRCRTCLDGGLPAPPGTSSNTTAAK; encoded by the coding sequence ATGCAGAGCGTGCCGTGGGTCGGGCTGCCGGCGGTGAGGAGGTCGCTGCAGGAGGCTGCCGCCTCGTACGCGCATCACCAGGCCTCGGCCCCGGCTGCGCGGTCCACGGGGAGGTCGGTCGAGACGCTGGTGGTGATCATCGCGGCAATCGTGCTCGCCGCGGCGCTCGCGGGCGTCCTCGCGCGGGCGTGCGACGGGAGGCACGTGGCGCCGAGCGCGGACCGCGACGTCGAGGGGTGGGTGGAGCGCCGGTGCCGGACCTGCCTCGACGGCGGCCTGCCAGCGCCGCCGGGAACGTCGTCGAACACGACTGCGGCCAAATAA
- the LOC124703951 gene encoding uncharacterized protein LOC124703951, translated as MAKTQPRGPAAEPLLPSAYPSPYLDHRHPPPDADPSSYVLLVPIRRRLRRGCRCSCAAPILAFLTLLALAFLLWPADPDVSVARLSLAHVSVVARPAVAVNISAALKVRVRNPALFALDYSRLDVDVAYRGKQLGRVTSGGGSVSARAVSYVDADLDLNGIRVVEDAIYLLEDLTRGSIPFDTVVQVEGNLHFFFFTVPVKGEITCAVHVNPQNQTILYQDCYPK; from the exons ATGGCGAAGACGCAGCCCCGCGGCCCGGCGGCCGAGCCGCTGCTCCCCTCCGCCTACCCCTCACCCTACCTCGACCACCGCCACCCGCCGCCCGACGCCGACCCGTCCTCCTACGTCCTCCTCGTCCCcatccgccgccgcctgcgccgggGCTGCCGCTGCAGCTGCGCCGCCCCCATCCTCGCCTTCCTCACCCTCCTCGCCCTCGCCTTCCTCCTCTGGCCCGCCGACCCCGACGTCAGCGTGGCGCGCCTCAGCCTCGCGCACGTCTCCGTCGTCGCGCGCCCCGCCGTCGCCGTCAACATCTCCGCCGCGCTCAAGGTCCGCGTCCGCAACCCGGCCCTCTTCGCGCTCGACTACAGCCGCCTCGACGTCGACGTCGCCTACCGCGGCAAGCAGCTCGGCCGCGTCACCTCGGGGGGAGGCAGCGTCAGCGCCCGCGCCGTCTCCTACGTCGACGCCGACCTCGACCTCAACGGCATACGCGTCGTCGAGGACGCCATCTACCTGCTCGAGGACCTCACGCGCGGGTCCATACCTTTCGATACCGTAGTGCAGGTCGAGGGCAACCtacacttcttcttcttcaccgtcCCCGTCAAG GGGGAAATAACTTGCGCGGTTCATGTGAATCCACAGAATCAGACCATACTATACCAGGACTGCTATCCAAAG TGA